A single Anatilimnocola floriformis DNA region contains:
- a CDS encoding alpha/beta hydrolase family protein: MKSSTSLTLGLLICLIVGLTTTRAADPVLANYVPADGENHVGFRKTSISYEAADKSQRTRSVLIWYPTSTVAAQHNYRGQIGFVAADSPVSDGVHPVILFSHGFLGMPDQSIFLTEGLARRGYIVAAIGHADGLLAKREKPIPAPNFGDAKSWTEDKFRDRREDVVALLDYLQKESQQAGSAWNQHVDKTAIGIAGHSLGGYTALGLIGGWEKAKDKRIKAALALSPFAAPYLTQGNLADVRTPVMFQGGTLDWGITPLVPGVYQKLTGPKYNLVLKNETHFGWTNLIALGKTTTDAVSSGNAQLMLDYSVAFFDRHVRGQPNEKLLDEKNAKLSSYEFAK, from the coding sequence ATGAAGAGTTCGACTAGTCTCACGCTCGGCCTGTTGATCTGCCTCATCGTTGGCTTGACCACAACCAGGGCAGCCGACCCCGTGCTGGCTAACTATGTCCCTGCCGACGGCGAAAATCATGTCGGCTTTCGTAAGACATCGATCAGTTATGAGGCAGCCGATAAGTCGCAGCGCACCCGTTCAGTACTGATCTGGTATCCCACCAGCACTGTCGCGGCGCAACACAACTATCGCGGCCAGATCGGTTTTGTCGCCGCGGACAGTCCGGTCAGCGACGGAGTGCATCCGGTAATCTTGTTTTCGCACGGCTTCCTGGGCATGCCCGATCAATCGATCTTTCTCACCGAAGGGCTCGCGCGTCGCGGCTACATTGTCGCTGCCATCGGCCACGCCGATGGCTTGCTGGCCAAACGCGAGAAGCCGATCCCCGCGCCGAATTTTGGTGATGCCAAGAGTTGGACAGAAGACAAGTTCCGCGACCGCCGCGAAGATGTAGTCGCGCTGCTCGATTACTTGCAGAAGGAAAGTCAGCAAGCCGGTTCGGCCTGGAACCAGCACGTCGACAAAACGGCCATCGGTATCGCGGGTCATTCACTGGGTGGTTACACCGCGCTTGGTTTGATTGGCGGTTGGGAGAAAGCGAAGGACAAGCGAATCAAAGCCGCGCTCGCCCTTTCGCCGTTTGCCGCCCCTTATCTCACGCAAGGCAACCTGGCCGATGTGAGAACGCCCGTGATGTTTCAGGGCGGCACACTCGACTGGGGCATCACGCCGTTGGTCCCCGGTGTTTATCAGAAACTTACCGGCCCGAAGTACAACCTGGTCCTCAAGAACGAAACGCACTTCGGCTGGACCAATCTGATCGCGCTCGGCAAAACGACGACCGATGCCGTGAGCAGTGGCAACGCCCAACTCATGCTCGATTACAGCGTTGCCTTCTTCGATCGCCATGTCCGCGGTCAGCCGAACGAAAAGCTGCTCGACGAGAAGAATGCCAAGCTCAGCAGCTATGAGTTTGCGAAATAA